The following proteins are co-located in the Pyricularia oryzae 70-15 chromosome 1, whole genome shotgun sequence genome:
- a CDS encoding serine/threonine protein kinase, protein MQTLNDLRSGACKGLSKVKLTCLLDDFPLEILSLGPDLIHLDLSGTGISSLPSDIGTQLPNLKILFLSECRFTTFPSALASCSSLSMVAFRNNGMASIPENSLPPKLRWLILTNNRISALPKSIGSCAQLEKCMLSGNTLSELPDEMARCQKLTLLRLSANKIEQLPDWLFKLPNLAFLSFAGNPCTASERTTGRARRNSESLPQIRWADLTTHDVLGEGASGIISKATWRRDGSEEDVAVKLFRGVLTSDGTPIDEMRACMSAGAHANLVDVLGRIHGHPDDGRRPRTGKFQGGLVMQLIPPTYRTLGKPPSLDSCTRDCYDASDPTLSAKTAVKILAGVAAAARHLHSNGIYHGDLYAHNIMVDDEGRALLGDMGAATIYGDDGRFSLLEGLEVLAFAHLVEDVRGLVRDSGSDSAEEVLERLKELHRRCSVSLVADRPSFENLVETLQGLLVLCKDE, encoded by the coding sequence ATGCAAACGCTCAATGATCTGCGCTCTGGCGCATGTAAAGGCCTCTCCAAGGTCAAATTGACTTGTCTACTGGATGACTTTCCACTAGAGATTCTCTCTCTTGGTCCAGATCTGATACATCTCGACCTGTCAGGCACAGGCATCTCCTCTCTTCCTTCTGACATTGGCACCCAGTTACCCAATCTCAAAATTTTATTCTTGTCGGAATGCAGATTCACAACCTTTCCCTCGGCCCTTGCATCATGCTCGTCTCTTTCAATGGTCGCCTTCCGCAACAACGGAATGGCCTCCATCCCGGAGAACTCCTTACCGCCAAAGCTGAGGTGGCTCATCTTGACAAATAACAGGATTAGTGCCTTGCCCAAGTCCATTGGCTCTTGCGCTCAGTTGGAAAAGTGCATGCTTTCGGGGAACACTCTTAGCGAACTGCCGGACGAGATGGCACGATGCCAGAAGCTGACCCTTCTGCGCTTGTCGGCCAACAAAATCGAACAGCTTCCCGATTGGCTTTTCAAACTCCCCAACCTCGCATTTCTCTCCTTTGCCGGCAACCCCTGCACAGCATCAGAACGGACGACCGGGCGTGCTCGTCGCAACTCGGAAAGCCTCCCACAGATCCGGTGGGCTGACCTCACTACACATGACGTCCTTGGTGAGGGTGCCTCCGGCATCATCTCCAAGGCGACCTGGCGCCGGGACGGCTCTGAGGAAGACGTGGCGGTGAAGCTTTTTCGTGGCGTGCTGACCAGCGACGGCACGCCCATCGACGAGATGCGGGCATGCATGTCTGCCGGGGCGCACGCCAACCTCGTCGACGTTCTAGGCCGAATCCATGGACATCCAGATGATGGCCGGCGGCCAAGGACCGGCAAGTTTCAGGGCGGCTTAGTCATGCAGCTCATTCCTCCGACGTACCGGACACTGGGCAAGCCTCCGTCTCTGGACAGCTGCACCAGGGATTGCTACGACGCCTCGGATCCGACCCTGTCTGCCAAAACCGCCGTTAAGATCCTGGCGGGCGTGGCAGCCGCCGCGAGGCACCTGCATTCCAATGGAATCTACCATGGTGACCTGTACGCGCACAACATCATGGTTGACGACGAGGGGCGGGCCCTATTGGGGGATATGGGGGCTGCGACGATCTACGGGGACGACGGGCGATTCTCGCTGCTCGAGGGGCTCGAGGTATTAGCTTTTGCACACCTGGTCGAGGATGTGAGGGGCCTGGTGCGTGACTCCGGTTCCGACTCGGCCGAGGAGGTTCTAGAACGGCTCAAGGAGCTACATCGCCGGTGTTCGGTGTCCCTGGTAGCAGACCGACCATCATTTGAGAACCTCGTCGAGACGTTACAAGGTTTGTTGGTGCTTTGCAAGGATGAATGA
- a CDS encoding guanine nucleotide-binding protein subunit beta-like protein, producing the protein MAEQLILKGTLEGHNGWVTSLATSMENPNMLLSSSRDKTLIIWNLTRDETSYGYPKRSLKGHSHIVSDCVISSDGAYALSASWDKTLRLWELATGTTTRRFVGHTNDVLSVSFSADNRQIVSGSRDRSIKLWNTLGDCKYTITEKGHSEWVSCVRFSPNPQNPVIVSSGWDKLVKVWELSSCKLQTDHIGHTGYINTVTISPDGSLCASGGKDGTTMLWDLNESKHLYSLNANDEIHALVFSPNRYWLCAATASSIIIFDLEKKSKVDELKPEFAAVGKKSREPECISLAWSADGQTLFAGYTDNIIRAWGVMSRA; encoded by the exons ATGGCTGAGCAGCTCATTCTCAAGGGCACCCTCGAGGGCCAC AATGGCTGGGTCACCAGCTTGGCTACCTCCATGGAGAA CCCCAACATGCTCCTCTCCAGCAGCAGAGACAAGACCCTGATCATCTGGAACCTTACCCGTGACGAGACTTCTTACGGCTATCCTAAGAGGTCGCTGAAGGGTCACTCGCACATCGTTTCGGACTGC GTTATCTCGTCGGATGGCGCCTACGCCCTGTCCGCTTCGTGGGACAAGACCCTCCGCCTTTGGGAGCTCGCCACTGGCACCACCACCCGCCGCTTCGTCGGCCACACCAACGACGTTCTGTCCGTCTCTTTCTCTGCCGACAACAGGCAGATTGTTTCCGGCTCGCGTGACCGCTCCATCAAGCTGTGGAACAccctgggcgactgcaagTACACCATCACTGAGAAGGGTCACTCCGAGTGGGTTTCGTGCGTGCGCTTCTCGCCCAACCCCCAGAACCCCGTGATTGTCTCATCCGGCTGGGACAAGCTTGTCAAG GTCTGGGAGCTTTCTAGCTGCAAGCTCCAGACTGACCACATCGGCCACACCGGCTACATCAACACCGTCACCATCTCCCCTGACGGATCCCTCTGCGCCTCGGGTGGCAAGGACGGCACCACCATGCTTTGGGACCTGAACGAGTCCAAGCACCTGTACTCGCTTAACGCCAACGACGAGATCCACGCCCTCGTCTTCTCCCCCAACAGGTACTGGCTGTGCGCTGCCACTGCCTCCAGCATCATCATCTTCGACCTGGAGAAGAAGAGCAAGGTCGACGAGCTCAAGCCCGAGTTCGCCGCCGTTGGCAAGAAGAGCCGGGAGCCCGAGTGTATCTCGCTCGCCTGGAGCGCCGACGGTCAGACCCTGTTCGCCGGTTACACCGACAACATCATCCGCGCCTGGGGCGTCATGTCTAGGGCATAA
- a CDS encoding V-type ATPase translates to MSAQSSAGIQTLLEAEREASKIVQKAREFRTKRVKEARDEAKKEIEAYKAEKEGEYKAFESKHTQGNKQAEEEANKEAETEIKEIKEAGKKHQDKVIKDLLKAVFEPHPVPPTAA, encoded by the exons ATG TCTGCTCAAAGTTCAGCGGGTATTCAGACCCTGCTCGAG GCCGAGCGTGAGGCGTCCAAGATTGTCCAGAAGG CAAGGGAAT TCCGCACAAAGAGAGTAAAGGAGGCCCGcgacgaggccaagaaggagatAGAAGCCTACAAGGCTGAGAAGGAGGGCGAGTACAAGGCATTTGAGTCCAAG CACACCCAAGGCAACAagcaggccgaggaggaggccaaCAAGGAGGCCGAGACCGAGATCAAGGAGATCAAGGAGGCCGGCAAGAAGCACCAGGACAAGGTCATCAAGGATCTGCTCAAGGCCGTCTTTGAGCCTCACCCTGTGCCGCCGACTGCTGCTTGA
- a CDS encoding DNA-directed RNA polymerase II subunit RPB2, whose protein sequence is MAEYGEMDEYADYEAGDYDAENDDEITAEDCWNVISSYFDEKGLVSQQIDSYNEFTTSTIQGIVDEYSVLTLDNPNPPDTFEGKPIRLRRYEIMLGNILVTQPTVKETDGKVSTLVPYECRDRNLTYSCPLYVKLTKKVNVAVEEDIPLHELNDEQREEMQRTNEHPTTIRWELDRDKSHNPDEKISGEKMADMIYIGKIPVMVKSRICYLRSQPESELFLLNECPYDQGGYFIINGSEKVLIAQERSAANIVQVFKKAQPNKYLYQAEIRSALEKGSRLVSTLTMKLTSKGDSTRGSFGQTIHLNLPYTSGDLPIAIVFRALGVVSDEDILNHIVLDKNDTQMLEMLRPSIEEAFCIQDREVALDFIAKRVGKDGGHSNSRHLRLKVARDILQKDTLPHISQAEGCETRKAFFLGYMVHKILQCALGRRDVDDRDHFGKKRLDLAGPLLAKLFRGIIRKLTNDMMGGLRRCIDAGRDFDLTASLKPNTLTNGLKYSLATGNWGDQKKAASSTAGVSQVLNRYTFASTLSHLRRTNTPIGRDGKLAKPRQLHNTHWGLVCPAETPEGQACGLVKNLSLMCMVSVGTPAEPIYDFLVARGMDVLEEYEPSNSSSTSKIFINGTWVGVANKIEELVDLVYDLRRKSRVDPEVSLIHDVREGEFRIFSDAGRVMRPLFVVNQKDDPRTGAQAGSLVLTKEHVAKLHADKDNNLSPGDEGHYGWQGLKSDGVLDLMDAEQEETAMICMSPSDLDKFRALKFGGATLDELEAFDKNDINRRLNTKINPTTHMYTHCEIHPSMLLGICASIIPFPDHNQSPRNCYQSAMGKQAMGFFLTNYNRRMDTMANILYYPQKPLGTTRSMEYLKFRELPAGQNAIVAIACYSGYNQEDSVIMNQSTIDRGLFRSLFFRSYTDSEKRVGINMVEKFEKPFRADTLRLKQGTYDKLEDDGIVAPGTRVSGEDIIIGKTAPIPADNQELGQRTVQHTKRDASTPLRSTESGIVDQVIVTTNQDGLKYVKVRVRTTKIPQIGDKFASRHGQKGTIGVTYRHEDMPFTREGITPDIIINPHAIPSRMTIAHLIECLLSKVATLKGMEGDATPFTEVTVDSVSNLLREHGYQSRGFEVLYHGHTGRKLRAQVFFGPTYYQRLRHMVDDKIHARARGPVNIMTRQPVEGRARDGGLRFGEMERDCMIAHGAASFLKERLFEVSDAFRAHICGICGLMTPIADLTRKTFECRPCRNKTKIAQVHIPYAAKLLFQELASMNIATRMFTERSGVSIR, encoded by the exons ATGGCGGAATACGGCGAGATGGACGAGTACGCCGACTACGAGGCCGGCGATTACGATGCTGAGAACGACGACGAGATCACGGCCGAGGACTGCTGGAACGTCATCTCCTCCTACTTTGACGAAAAAGGTCTCGTTTCTCAGCAGATCGACTCGTACAATGAGTTCACCACATCAACAATCCAGGGTATCGTTGACGAATACTCGGTTCTTACGCTGGACAACCCAAATCCTCCCGACACTTTTGAAGGAAAACCCATTCGATTGCGCCGATATGAAATCATGCTCGGAAACATTCTCGTGACCCAGCCGACGGTTAAGGAAACAGACGGCAAGGTtagcactttggtgccgtaCGAGTGCCGTGACAGAAACTTGACGTACTCTTGCCCACTCTACGTCAAGCTCACCAAGAAGGTCAACGTCGCGGTCGAAGAGGATATACCGCTACATGAACTCAACGATGAGCAGCGCGAGGAGATGCAGAGGACGAACGAGCACCCCACTACCATTCGTTGGGAGCTGGACAGGGACAAGTCACACAACCCGGACGAGAAGATCTCGGGCGAAAAGATGGCCGACATGATATACATTGGCAAGATTCCAGTCATGGTAAAGAGTCGAATCTGTTATCTCAGGAGTCAGCCCGAGTCGGAACTTTTCCTTCTGAACGAGTGTCCTTATGATCAGGGCGGCTACTTTATCATCAACGGTAGTGAAAAAGTCCTGATCGCCCAGGAGCGATCCGCTGCAAACATTGTTCAGGTCTTCAAGAAGGCCCAACCAAACAAATACCTTTACCAGGCAGAAATCCGCAGTGCCTTGGAGAAGGGCTCTCGCCTTGTCTCAACCCTGACCATGAAGCTGACCTCCAAGGGTGACAGCACGCGTGGATCATTTGGTCAGACGATCCACCTGAACTTGCCATACACCAGTGGTGATCTCCCGATCGCCATTGTCTTCCGTGCTTTGGGAGTCGTCTCTGATGAGGACATCCTGAACCACATAGTGTTGGACAAGAACGACACACAAATGCTAGAGATGTTGAGGCCTAGTATTGAAGAGGCTTTCTGTATTCAAGATCGAGAAGTCGCGCTGGACTTCATCGCCAAGCGTGTCGGCAAGGATGGTGGCCACTCGAACAGCAGGCATCTTCGTCTGAAGGTGGCACGAGACATTCTGCAGAAGGACACGCTCCCTCATATCTCCCAGGCAGAGGGTTGTGAGACTCGCAAGGCCTTTTTCTTGGGTTACATGGTGCACAAGATCTTGCAGTGCGCTCTTGGTCGTCGGGATGTCGATGACCGTGATCATTTCGGCAAGAAGCGTTTGGACCTGGCTGGTCCTCTGCTAGCCAAACTTTTCCGTGGTATCATTCGCAAGTTGACAAACGACATGATGGGTGGTCTGAGGCGATGCATCGACGCTGGCAGAGATTTTGATCTCACAGCCTCGCTCAAGCCCAACACTCTGACAAATGGGTTGAAATACTCGTTGGCCACGGGCAACTGGGGAGATCAAAAGAAGGCTGCTAGCTCCACGGCTGGTGTCTCACAAGTGTTGAACCGATACACTTTTGCTTCGACCTTGTCCCATTTGCGGCGAACCAACACTCCCATTGGAAGAGATGGCAAGCTTGCTAAGCCTCGACAGCTCCACAACACTCATTGGGGTCTCGTGTGTCCTGCTGAGACTCCCGAGGGTCAGGCCTGTGGCCTGGTGAAGAACCTGTCGTTGATGTGCATGGTCAGTGTAGGTACTCCGGCAGAGCCCATCTACGACTTCCTGGTCGCGCGAGGAATGGACGTACTCGAGGAGTACGAGCCATCAAACTCTTCAAGTACATCAAAGATTTTCATCAATGGCACGTGGGTCGGTGTAGCAAACAAGATTGAAGAGTTGGTAGACTTGGTCTACGATCTTCGCAGGAAGAGCAGAGTTGACCCTGAAGTATCACTTATTCACGACGTCCGTGAAGGCGAGTTCAGGATTTTCTCAGACGCCGGCCGTGTCATGAGACCTTTGTTTGTTGTCAACCAAAAGGATGACCCACGGACAGGTGCCCAGGCGGGCAGTCTGGTGCTCACCAAGGAGCACGTTGCCAAGCTGCATGCAGACAAGGACAACAACCTCAGCCCTGGAGACGAGGGTCACTACGGCTGGCAAGGCCTGAAGAGTGATGGTGTTCTTGACTTGATGGATGCTGAGCAAGAAGAGACGGCCATGATCTGCATGTCACCAAGCGATCTAGATAAGTTCAGAGCGCTCAAGTTTGGCGGTGCAACTCTGGACGAGTTGGAGGCCTTTGACAAGAACGATATCAACAGAAGATTGAACACCAAGATCAACCCGACAACTCACATGTACACCCACTGCGAGATCCACCCCAGTATGCTTTTGGGTATTTGCGCAAGCATCATTCCTTTCCCTGATCACAACCAG TCACCCCGTAACTGTTACCAATCTGCCATGGGTAAACAAGCCATGGGTTTCTTCCTCACCAACTACAACCGCCGTATGGACACCATGGCCAACATTCTCTATTATCCTCAAAAGCCTCTTGGCACAACCCGATCCATGGAGTACCTCAAGTTCCGTGAGCTTCCTGCCGGTCAGAATGCAATTGTAGCAATTGCCTGCTACTCTGGATACAACCAGGAAGATTCCGTCATTATGAACCAAAGCACAATCGATCGCGGTCTGTTCCGTAGTTTGTTCTTCCGTTCATACACAGACTCGGAGAAGCGTGTTGGTATCAACATGGTTGAGAAGTTCGAAAAGCCGTTCCGTGCGGACACGTTGAGGCTCAAGCAGGGCACTTACGACAAGCTCGAAGACGACGGCATCGTTGCTCCTGGTACCCGTGTTTCTGGCGAAGACATCATCATCGGCAAGACCGCTCCTATTCCCGCGGACAACCAGGAACTCGGCCAGAGGACTGTGCAGCACACGAAGCGTGACGCATCGACCCCTCTCCGCAGTACTGAAAGCGGTATCGTCGACCAGGTCATCGTTACGACCAACCAAGATGGTCTCAAATACGTCAAGGTGCGTGTGCGAACCACCAAGATCCCGCAGATCGGTGACAAGTTCGCATCCAGGCACGGTCAAAAGGGTACGATTGGTGTCACATACAGACACGAAGACATGCCATTCACCAGGGAGGGTATTACTCCTGACATTATCATCAACCCGCACGCCATTCCATCTCGTATGACAATTGCCCATTTGATCGAGTGTTTGTTGTCAAAGGTCGCAACGCTCAAGGGTATGGAGGGTGATGCCACCCCCTTTACAGAGGTGACGGTGGATTCGGTCAGCAACCTCTTGCGTGAGCATGGATACCAATCTCGAGGCTTTGAGGTTCTCTATCACGGCCACACTGGTCGGAAGCTGAGAGCTCAAGTCTTCTTTGGACCGACATACTACCAGCGTCTGAGGCACATGGTGGACGATAAGATTCACGCCCGAGCACGTGGTCCCGTCAACATCATGACAAGACAGCCAGTGGAGGGTCGTGCGCGTGATGGTGGTCTGCGTTTCGGAGAAATGGAACGTGATTGCATGATTGCACACGGAGCAGCCTCCTTCTTGAAGGAGAGGTTGTTTGAGGTTTCGGATGCGTTCAGGGCGCATATCTGTGGTATTTGTGGGCTGATGACGCCCATTGC CGATCTCACCAGGAAAACATTCGAGTGTCGGCCATGTAGGAACAAGACCAAGATCGCGCAGGTGCACATACCGTATGCGGCCAAGCTGCTTTTCCAGGAGCTGGCGTCGATGAACATTGCCACTAGAATGTTTACTGAGAGGTCAGGAGTTTCGATTCGCTGA
- a CDS encoding ESCRT-I component translates to MVVQQHILNWLYSVLTSEYHDVNRTYNDVAQVLSQYPSLSPRTDVHTFPNGVSALLLHLTGTIPVIFRGSTYRFPISLWVPHAYPREPPLVYVTPTENMVVRPGQHVDPQGQVYHPYLVGWSSFWDKSTILDFLAILRDVFAKEPPVVAKQQQPPQQQRQQAAASTPTPPPVPPLPNANMMGRPSSVVSSGHIASPPPNEQRPPPPPPKGNDASVHRPSPVPAQPSSSGPPLPPHPGRHEAPAPQSHRLSRYDTAPPLPPQQPQHTGPAPPRPQYQSPPPAHGHAPYEQQHPSGYDNYHPSDPRRMSIQSQGGPPQPTPPPQAGWNPQHQQPPPHQPLQQPPPVQQHAQQPPPHPQSQPTHPQYQQQPPQQPQQHQAPPQPVQKPPPPPTDIMDEPLVLSLPSPTNIPAPPIPPNPERSNLLAQLATTLHAMRVRARTQNESSLSGLQAQRAAMLTALSSMHAEQQSLSAVSSLLSSNASILHDSLRKADSVVADAKAGKILPPDVDELLVAPTVVANQLYDLVAEERALADAVFVLGRAVERGRVSPGVFAKTTRSLAREWYLKKALVKKIGRGMGLIQQ, encoded by the exons ATGGTTGTCCAACAGCATATCCTCAACTGGCTGTATAGCGTTCTCACCAGC GAATATCACGATGTGAACCGAACATACAATGATGTCGCTCAGGTCCTGTCGCAATACCCGTCATTGTCGCCTAGGACTGATGTTCACA CCTTCCCCAACGGCGTCTCTGCACTCCTCTTACATCTAACCGGTACTATACCCGTCATATTCAGGGGCAGCACATACCGCTTTCCCATCTCGCTATGGGTTCCTCACGCGTACCCCCGCGAGCCGCCGCTCGTATACGTCACTCCGACTGAGAACATGGTCGTCCGACCAGGCCAACATGTCGATCCCCAGGGCCAGGTCTATCACCCGTACCTGGTCGGCTGGTCAAGTTTCTGGGATAAGTCCACCATTCTGGACTTTCTAGCCATCCTGCGGGATGTCTTTGCCAAGGAGCCACCTGTCGTTgcaaagcagcagcagcctcctCAGCAACAACGGCAACAAGCGGCGGCTTCAACCCCCACTCCGCCACCAGTCCCTCCCTTGCCCAATGCGAACATGATGGGGAGACCGTCTTCAGTCGTCAGTAGTGGTCACATCGCCTCCCCTCCTCCGAACGAGCAaaggccgccaccaccgccgccaaaggGCAACGATGCTTCCGTGCATAGGCCGTCTCCAGTACCGGCACAACCAAGCTCCTCCGGGCCACCTTTACCACCACATCCCGGGAGACATGAGGCTCCAGCACCCCAGAGCCATAGACTTTCGAGGTATGATACGGCACCACCGCTTCCGCCGCAGCAACCTCAGCATACAGGACCAGCACCTCCGAGGCCGCAATACCAGTCCCCTCCACCAGCGCATGGTCATGCACCATACGAACAGCAACACCCATCGGGTTATGACAACTACCATCCCTCAGATCCAAGACGCATGTCAATACAATCGCAGGGTGGACCACcacagccaacgccgccaccccAGGCTGGCTGGAATCCGCAGCATCAACAGCCTCCGCCGCACCAACCACTGCAACAGCCACCCCCAGTGCAGCAACACGCCCAACAGCCGCCACCTCACCCTCAGAGCCAACCTACACACCCTCAATATCAGCAACAACCACCACAGCAACCACAACAACATCAAGCACCGCCACAACCCGTCCAgaaaccgccgccgccaccaacaGACATTATGGACGAACCCCTGGTCCTGTCTCTCCCGTCTCCTACCAACATCCCCGCACCTCCGATACCCCCAAATCCGGAGCGCTCCAACCTCCTCGCCCAGCTCGCCACCACCCTACACGCCATGCGCGTCCGGGCTAGGACTCAAAATGAATCGTCGCTTTCTGGCCTCCAAGCTCAGCGCGCCGCCATGCTGACTGCTCTTTCCTCAATGCACGCCGAGCAGCAGTCCCTGTCGGCCGTGTCCTCATTACTCTCCTCCAACGCCTCCATCCTgcacgactccctgcgcaaGGCTGACTCTGTTGTGGCCGATGCAAAGGCAGGCAAGATTCTGCCACCcgacgtcgacgagctgctcgtTGCGCCCACCGTCGTCGCGAACCAGCTTTACGACCTCGTGGCCGAGGAGCGTGCCCTTGCCGACGCCGTCTTTGTGCTGGGCAGGGCCGTCGAGAGGGGGCGAGTCAGCCCTGGAGTCTTTGccaagacgacgaggagtcTGGCCAGGGAGTGGTATCTCAAAAAGGCGCTCGTCAAGAAGATCGGGCGGGGGATGGGGTTGATTCAGCAATGA
- a CDS encoding indoleamine 2,3-dioxygenase subfamily, translating to MLPPLPKLSDYGVSPTSGFLPEVLPLSRLPDPYYNKWEAVAANLQALILSKRLRPVVDRLPVLSTIGLEHDAEWRRAYSILCFMAHGYIWGGDSPSERLPASISVPLLQVAERLDVAPVATYAAVCLWNFKPLFVDEGIDDLENLATLSTFTGSIDESWFYLVSVAIEARGAATIPLMLKAIQAARDGDAATVTSCLVAFAERIDDLGNLLQRVHENCDPHIFYHRIRPFLAGSKNMADAGLPNGVIYEDGSGAESYRQYSGGSNAQSSIIQFFDIVLGIEHRPTGEKTSGAQQQEQQRGRTDGAPQHNFIMEMRRYMPGGHARFLGAVSSVANIRQFVEAHGATNKPLALAYDACLAMLRALRDRHIAIVARYIVVPSREAMRGRSRSPEASRAEGRNTAAAKVNLATAVSRGPKGIALDTSGDAGKKDQLKGTGGTALIAFLKQARDETGEPAVEAWTRRYMKRGSGKVPGSGDFFLGKEDGADEEVVQVNGLAGMWTMEGEGGGICNY from the coding sequence ATGCTTCCTCCGCTTCCGAAACTCTCCGACTATGGAGTCTCACCCACCAGCGGGTTCCTCCCCGAGGTCCTACCCCTGTCGAGACTCCCGGACCCCTACTACAACAAGTGGGAAGCCGTTGCCGCCAACCTGCAGGCTCTCATTCTCAGCAAGCGCCTGAGGCCCGTCGTCGACCGCCTGCCGGTCCTCTCCACCATCGGTCTGGAACATGACGCGGAGTGGCGGAGGGCCTACTCGATCCTGTGCTTCATGGCCCACGGCTACATCTGGGGCGGTGACAGCCCCTCGGAACGCCTTCCGGCCTCCATCTCGGTGCCCCTGCTGCAGGTCGCCGAGCGTCTCGACGTTGCCCCCGTCGCCACTTATGCCGCCGTCTGTCTTTGGAACTTTAAGCCGCTGTTTGTCGACGAGGGAATTGATGACCTCGAGAACCTCGCCACCCTCAGCACTTTTACTGGTTCCATCGACGAGTCGTGGTTCTATCTGGTCTCTGTTGCTATCGAGGCCCGCGGCGCCGCCACTATTCCGCTGATGCTCAAGGCCATCCAGGCCGCCAGGGATGGCGACGCCGCCACTGTCACGTCTTGCCTGGTCGCCTTTGCCGAGCGCATCGATGATCTGGGCAACCTTCTGCAGCGCGTGCACGAGAACTgcgacccgcatatcttctaCCACCGCATCCGGCCCTTCCTGGCCGGCAGCAAGAACATGGCCGACGCGGGTCTGCCGAACGGCGTCATCTACGAAGACGGCTCCGGCGCAGAGTCGTACCGCCAGTACAGCGGCGGCAGTAACGCGCAGAGCAGCATCATTCAATTCTTTGACATTGTCCTGGGCATCGAACACCGACCAACCGGCGAGAAGACCTCTGGTGCCCAGCAGCAGGAACAGCAGCGTGGGCGCACCGACGGCGCCCCGCAGCACAACTTCATCATGGAGATGCGGCGGTACATGCCGGGCGGCCACGCGCGGTTCCTGGGCGCCGTGTCGTCGGTGGCCAACATCCGACAGTTCGTCGAGGCGCACGGTGCAACCAACAAGCcgctcgcgctggcctacgaCGCATGCCTGGCCATGCTGCGGGCCCTGCGCGACCGCCACATCGCCATCGTGGCGCGGTACATAGTCGTGCCGTCGCGCGAGGCGATGCGGGGCCGTAGTCGCAGTCCCGAGGCGTCGAGGGCGGAGGGCAGGAACACTGCTGCTGCCAAGGTCAACCTCGCGACGGCCGTGTCCCGCGGGCCGAAGGGCATCGCGCTCGACACGTCCGGCGACGCGGGGAAGAAGGACCAGCTCAAGGGCACGGGCGGCACGGCGCTCATTGCGTTCCTGAAGCAGGCGCGCGACGAGACGGGCGAGCCGGCCGTCGAGGCCTGGACGAGGAGGTACATGAAGCGCGGCAGCGGCAAGGTCCCCGGAAGCGGGGACTTTTTCCTCGGAAAAGAGGACGGTGCCGACGAGGAGGTCGTGCAGGTCAATGGGCTTGCCGGCATGTGGACTATGGAGGGTGAAGGGGGTGGGATTTGTAATTACTGA